The following are encoded together in the Phenylobacterium sp. NIBR 498073 genome:
- a CDS encoding tyrosine-type recombinase/integrase codes for MPTLYVLTALRSRAANTIAQHLVGLQVLLLWCRSARISLEDRVDSGTLFRAYELDALWDAAARPIAHFRQEPAARSQRSRNVVGFDQTTPSLGQDTVGNRRRAIRRYLAWLSERRLFALGHQPDAQKTYRDARDELLRSLDARSARHGRSGDPRQGLDDAERRALLDAIDPGSEANPWKEAAVRQRNLLMIMLLLQLGLRRGELLALRVEDIDLQRGQVRLIRRPDDKRDSRKRQPVLKTQGRLLDLRSDLADLVSTYILHSDTQNAKVYVEATSDIIDRLDKALALKLAPLAQAFTGHFISAEELRKAPGGVVRGGAQAPPLGACGQQAFCGFAAPIACYTCRQFRPWRDGPHAAVLERLIRERERLQSTTDSRIASVNDRTILAVAEVVRLCEEGANIEE; via the coding sequence ATGCCGACGCTCTACGTGCTGACCGCCCTGCGTTCGCGCGCCGCAAACACCATCGCGCAGCATCTCGTCGGCCTTCAGGTCCTGCTCCTGTGGTGCCGTTCGGCGCGCATATCCCTTGAAGATCGTGTCGACTCCGGAACGCTGTTTCGGGCCTACGAACTCGACGCCCTTTGGGACGCGGCGGCCCGTCCAATCGCCCACTTTCGGCAGGAGCCCGCGGCGCGCAGCCAACGATCGCGGAACGTCGTCGGGTTTGACCAGACAACGCCCTCGCTAGGGCAAGACACCGTAGGAAATCGACGCCGGGCCATAAGGCGATATCTGGCCTGGCTCAGCGAGCGGCGTCTATTCGCGTTAGGCCACCAGCCAGATGCGCAAAAGACTTACAGGGACGCGCGCGACGAATTGCTGCGCTCGCTGGATGCCCGATCAGCCCGCCACGGCCGGAGCGGTGACCCGCGGCAAGGCCTCGATGACGCGGAGCGGCGCGCGTTGCTCGACGCCATCGATCCGGGAAGTGAAGCGAACCCATGGAAGGAGGCGGCCGTCCGTCAGCGCAACTTGCTGATGATCATGCTGTTGCTTCAGCTGGGCTTGCGACGCGGAGAGCTGCTTGCCCTCCGCGTGGAGGACATCGACCTGCAACGCGGACAGGTTCGGCTGATCCGACGCCCGGACGACAAAAGGGATTCGCGAAAGCGACAGCCGGTGCTTAAGACCCAAGGCAGGTTGCTGGATCTGCGATCGGACCTCGCGGACTTGGTTTCGACTTACATCCTACATTCTGACACCCAGAACGCCAAGGTCTATGTCGAGGCCACGTCGGACATTATCGACCGGCTAGACAAGGCCCTCGCGCTCAAGCTGGCGCCTCTCGCGCAAGCGTTCACGGGCCATTTCATCTCGGCAGAGGAGTTGCGCAAAGCGCCTGGGGGTGTTGTGCGTGGCGGCGCTCAAGCACCACCCCTGGGCGCCTGCGGTCAGCAAGCTTTCTGCGGCTTTGCGGCGCCCATCGCTTGCTACACCTGTCGGCAGTTTCGACCGTGGCGCGATGGCCCGCATGCGGCCGTCCTGGAGAGGTTGATCCGCGAGCGGGAGCGGCTGCAGTCCACGACAGACTCACGCATCGCGTCGGTGAACGATCGGACCATCCTCGCGGTTGCCGAGGTGGTCCGCCTCTGTGAGGAGGGTGCCAACATTGAAGAGTGA
- a CDS encoding peptidylprolyl isomerase produces the protein MDAENTLILTLDTGTVTIKLRPDLAPGHVERIKELSREGFYDGVVFHRVIDGFMAQGGDPTGTGTSGSDKPNLKAEFSREPHVRGVCSMARTSAPHSANSQFFICLDDATFLDGQYTVWGEVVEGMDAVDALPKGEPPRAPGKIVSSRVAADVA, from the coding sequence ATGGACGCGGAAAACACCCTTATCCTGACCCTGGACACGGGCACGGTGACGATCAAGCTCCGCCCCGACCTGGCGCCGGGCCACGTCGAGCGCATCAAGGAACTGTCGCGCGAGGGCTTCTATGACGGCGTGGTCTTCCACCGCGTCATCGACGGTTTCATGGCCCAGGGCGGCGACCCGACCGGCACCGGCACCTCGGGCTCGGACAAGCCGAACCTGAAGGCCGAATTCTCGCGCGAGCCGCACGTCCGCGGCGTCTGCTCGATGGCTCGGACCTCGGCTCCGCACTCGGCCAACAGCCAGTTCTTCATCTGCCTGGACGACGCCACCTTCCTTGACGGCCAGTACACGGTCTGGGGCGAAGTGGTCGAAGGCATGGACGCAGTCGACGCGCTGCCCAAGGGTGAGCCGCCGCGCGCGCCCGGCAAGATCGTGTCCTCGCGCGTCGCCGCCGACGTCGCGTGA
- a CDS encoding phosphohydrolase, which produces MTPNLEAAYAQPHRRYHTRAHIEQCLALLDQVPDLTDTERQILTYAIWWHDAVYDPTASDNEARSAQMAKADLRDFEVSIHAREEVARLIMLTAGHEVEEEDRLGELLVSIDLAILGAPADRYDAYALAVREEYAHVPDDLWRKGRAGVLQRFLDAQVIFPDPAFAEWLDAQARDNLTRELASLS; this is translated from the coding sequence GTGACGCCGAACCTGGAAGCGGCGTATGCACAGCCGCATCGCCGCTACCACACTCGGGCCCATATCGAGCAGTGCCTGGCGCTGCTCGATCAGGTTCCCGACCTGACCGACACCGAGCGCCAGATCCTGACCTATGCGATCTGGTGGCATGACGCTGTCTATGACCCGACGGCCTCCGACAACGAGGCCAGGAGCGCGCAGATGGCCAAGGCGGACCTGCGCGACTTTGAGGTCTCGATCCACGCCCGCGAGGAAGTCGCGCGGCTGATCATGCTGACCGCGGGGCATGAGGTCGAAGAGGAAGACCGCCTCGGCGAACTGCTGGTTTCCATCGACCTGGCGATCTTGGGCGCGCCGGCCGACCGTTACGACGCCTACGCGCTGGCGGTCCGGGAGGAGTACGCCCACGTGCCGGACGATCTCTGGCGCAAGGGCCGGGCCGGCGTGCTGCAACGCTTTCTCGACGCACAGGTTATCTTCCCCGATCCGGCCTTCGCCGAATGGCTGGACGCCCAGGCGCGGGACAATCTGACCCGGGAGCTCGCGTCGCTGAGCTGA
- a CDS encoding flagellin, whose product MAMSVNTNKSALIALQNLNSTNEKLEQVQNKINTGLRVANAKDNAAVYAIAQKQRADFSSLGAVKMSLDRATSITDVALSAGQQISDILVQMREKVVGAAEDSASPSTRKAFDDEFQTLLQAISQFSASAEFDGVSVLNGTLTADLNFLANSDGDSYIALTPQDFTISGSIINLDGTSLTGTTTATKSVLSSLDLAIGKVTAALAEMGAQAKQIEKHVTFVSKLQDVLETGIGNLVDADIAKESARLQALQVQQQLGAQALSIANSQPQVILQLFKG is encoded by the coding sequence ATGGCGATGAGCGTAAATACGAACAAGTCGGCGCTGATCGCGCTTCAGAATCTCAACAGCACCAACGAAAAGTTGGAGCAGGTTCAGAACAAGATCAACACCGGCCTGCGGGTCGCGAACGCCAAGGATAATGCGGCGGTCTACGCGATCGCGCAGAAGCAGCGGGCCGATTTCAGCTCGCTCGGCGCTGTGAAGATGAGCCTCGACCGCGCCACCTCGATCACCGACGTGGCGCTGAGCGCCGGGCAGCAGATCAGCGATATTCTCGTCCAGATGCGGGAAAAGGTCGTCGGCGCGGCTGAAGACTCCGCCTCGCCGTCGACCCGCAAGGCCTTCGACGACGAGTTCCAGACGCTGCTGCAGGCGATCAGCCAGTTCTCGGCGTCGGCGGAGTTCGACGGGGTGTCGGTTCTCAACGGCACGCTGACCGCCGACCTCAACTTCCTCGCGAACTCCGACGGCGACAGCTATATCGCGCTGACGCCACAGGACTTCACGATCTCCGGGTCGATCATCAACCTCGACGGCACCAGCCTGACGGGCACGACCACGGCGACGAAGTCGGTCCTGTCGTCGCTCGACCTGGCGATCGGGAAGGTCACTGCGGCGCTGGCCGAGATGGGCGCTCAGGCCAAGCAGATCGAGAAGCACGTCACCTTTGTCTCCAAGCTCCAGGACGTGCTGGAGACGGGGATCGGCAACCTGGTCGACGCCGACATCGCCAAGGAAAGCGCTCGGCTGCAAGCCCTGCAGGTGCAGCAACAACTGGGCGCTCAGGCGCTGTCGATCGCCAACTCGCAGCCGCAGGTGATCCTGCAGCTGTTCAAGGGCTGA
- a CDS encoding DUF885 family protein — protein MLNRRDLLLAGAAALAASPAAAQTADGPRLTALMDKAMQDALSASPQLMTLTGLDTGANAPAKHRLDDRSVAGPAKMRALFAQMSADLRQFDPASLRGGDLLNYRTAAYLADVTLQGYDFPYGDPGVGGAVPYIVSQLSGNYRSIPGFLGTQHTISGADDAEAYLDRLAAFGPSLDQESERVRADFARGAAPPDFILRTTSGQIAAMLSPTSDRSELVTNLTRRTTEKGLGGDWQARASKIVETAVYPALRRQLDLLQQALPTASHDAGCWRLPQGEAYYRFAVRSFTTTDMSGDDIHRLGLERVAELTARADGILKAQGLSQGSVGQRVSALRRRPDQLYPNTDAGRAQLLADMNGMAEAMRKRLPQYFGTLPQASVEIARVPITIEAGAPGGSYQPGSVDGSRPGIFYINLRDTAEQPRLDLPTLVHHEVLPGHHLQIALAMEAKGLPLMRRMPLFSGYSEGWALYAEQLSDEMGAFETDPLGRLGYLASLLFRAARLVVDSGLHHKRWSREQAIGYMVDTLGDKETSVAREVERYCVQPGQASSYMLGHQVWVEARESARARMGAAFDIRAFHDAGLLYGAVPLSVLSAHLDGWARNGGRIA, from the coding sequence ATGCTGAACCGCCGCGACCTCCTGCTGGCGGGCGCCGCCGCCCTGGCCGCCTCCCCCGCCGCCGCGCAGACGGCGGACGGCCCGCGCCTCACCGCCCTGATGGACAAGGCGATGCAGGACGCGCTGAGCGCCTCGCCGCAGCTGATGACGCTGACCGGGCTCGACACCGGCGCCAACGCCCCCGCCAAGCACCGCCTAGACGACCGCTCCGTCGCCGGACCAGCGAAGATGAGGGCGCTGTTCGCGCAGATGAGCGCCGATCTGCGCCAGTTCGATCCGGCCTCGCTGCGCGGCGGCGACCTGCTCAACTATCGCACAGCGGCGTATCTGGCCGACGTCACCCTGCAGGGATACGACTTCCCCTATGGCGACCCGGGGGTCGGCGGCGCGGTTCCCTACATCGTCTCGCAGCTCAGCGGGAACTACCGCAGCATCCCGGGCTTCCTCGGCACGCAGCACACCATCTCCGGCGCCGACGACGCCGAGGCCTATCTGGACCGGCTGGCGGCCTTCGGCCCCTCGCTCGACCAGGAATCAGAGCGCGTCCGCGCCGACTTCGCGCGCGGAGCTGCGCCGCCGGACTTCATCCTGCGCACCACCTCCGGGCAGATCGCCGCCATGCTCTCGCCGACGTCGGATCGGTCCGAGCTGGTGACCAACCTCACGCGGCGCACGACCGAGAAGGGTCTGGGGGGCGACTGGCAGGCGCGCGCGAGCAAGATCGTCGAGACCGCCGTCTACCCCGCCCTGCGCCGCCAACTGGACCTTCTGCAGCAAGCCCTGCCGACCGCCTCGCACGACGCCGGATGCTGGCGCCTACCGCAGGGCGAGGCCTACTACCGCTTCGCCGTCCGCTCGTTCACGACCACGGACATGAGCGGCGACGACATCCATCGCCTTGGCCTGGAACGGGTCGCTGAGCTGACCGCACGGGCGGACGGGATCCTCAAGGCGCAGGGCCTGAGCCAGGGCTCGGTCGGCCAGCGCGTCTCGGCCCTGCGGCGGCGACCGGACCAGCTCTATCCGAACACCGACGCCGGGCGCGCCCAGCTCCTGGCTGACATGAACGGCATGGCCGAGGCGATGCGCAAGCGGCTGCCGCAGTACTTCGGGACCCTGCCCCAGGCGTCGGTCGAGATCGCCCGCGTGCCGATCACGATCGAAGCCGGGGCGCCGGGCGGATCCTATCAGCCGGGCTCGGTGGACGGCTCGCGGCCTGGGATCTTCTACATCAACCTGCGCGACACGGCCGAACAGCCGCGCCTGGATCTGCCGACCCTGGTCCACCACGAAGTGCTGCCCGGCCATCACCTGCAGATCGCGCTGGCGATGGAGGCCAAGGGTCTGCCGCTGATGCGGCGCATGCCGCTGTTCTCCGGCTACTCGGAAGGCTGGGCGCTCTACGCCGAACAGCTCTCCGACGAGATGGGCGCCTTCGAGACCGATCCGCTGGGCCGGCTCGGTTACCTCGCCTCGCTGCTGTTCCGGGCGGCGCGGCTGGTCGTGGACTCCGGTCTGCACCACAAGCGCTGGAGCCGCGAGCAGGCGATCGGCTACATGGTCGACACCCTCGGCGACAAGGAGACCAGCGTCGCCCGCGAGGTCGAACGCTACTGCGTCCAGCCAGGCCAGGCATCGAGCTACATGCTGGGCCACCAGGTCTGGGTGGAGGCCCGCGAGTCGGCCAGGGCCCGGATGGGCGCCGCCTTCGACATCCGCGCCTTCCACGACGCCGGCCTGCTCTACGGAGCGGTTCCGCTCTCGGTGTTAAGCGCCCACCTCGACGGCTGGGCGCGCAACGGCGGCCGCATCGCCTGA
- a CDS encoding superoxide dismutase family protein → MKYALAVLAATLFAGTAIAADAPANQRIELKNSTGASVGSAVLTNAPKGVLMRIELKGVAPGWHGLHFHEKGDCSKSDFTSAGGHVHGGPTMVHGLLNPDANEAGDLPNVFVAADGTANAEIFTTFVSLGGVDGRQDLTDKDGSAIVVHANADDHKTQPIGGAGARIACGVIAGG, encoded by the coding sequence ATGAAATATGCTCTCGCAGTCCTCGCCGCCACCCTTTTCGCCGGGACGGCGATCGCCGCAGACGCGCCGGCCAACCAACGGATCGAACTGAAGAATTCTACCGGAGCTTCGGTCGGCTCGGCTGTCCTGACCAACGCCCCCAAAGGCGTCCTGATGCGCATTGAGCTCAAGGGCGTGGCTCCGGGCTGGCACGGGCTCCACTTCCACGAGAAGGGCGACTGCTCGAAGTCCGACTTCACCTCGGCCGGCGGCCACGTTCACGGCGGTCCCACCATGGTGCACGGCCTGCTGAACCCCGACGCCAACGAGGCCGGCGACCTGCCGAACGTCTTCGTGGCCGCCGACGGCACGGCGAACGCCGAGATCTTCACGACCTTCGTTTCGCTGGGCGGCGTCGACGGGCGCCAGGACCTGACCGACAAGGACGGCTCGGCGATCGTCGTCCACGCCAACGCCGACGACCACAAGACCCAGCCGATCGGCGGCGCCGGCGCCCGCATCGCCTGCGGCGTGATCGCCGGCGGCTGA
- a CDS encoding single-stranded DNA-binding protein: MAGSVNKVILVGNLGADPEIRSLNSGDRVANLRIATSETWRDRSSGERKEKTEWHRVVIFNDNLVKVAEQYLRKGSKVYIEGAIQTRKWTDQSGQEKYSTEIVLQKFRGELTMLDGRGDGERSGGGDYGGDYGGGSGGGGGYGGGGGGFGGGSRNQSSGPREDFSADLDDEIPF; encoded by the coding sequence ATGGCGGGCAGCGTCAACAAGGTCATTCTGGTCGGCAATCTCGGCGCCGACCCCGAGATCCGCAGCCTGAATTCAGGCGATCGGGTCGCCAACCTGCGCATTGCGACCTCGGAAACCTGGCGCGACCGCAGCTCCGGCGAGCGCAAGGAAAAGACCGAGTGGCACCGCGTGGTGATCTTCAACGACAACCTCGTGAAGGTGGCCGAGCAGTACCTGCGCAAGGGTTCGAAGGTCTACATCGAGGGGGCGATCCAGACCCGCAAGTGGACCGATCAGTCGGGCCAGGAAAAGTATTCGACCGAGATCGTCCTGCAGAAGTTCCGCGGCGAACTGACGATGCTGGACGGGCGTGGTGATGGCGAGCGCAGCGGCGGCGGCGACTACGGCGGCGACTATGGCGGCGGAAGCGGCGGCGGCGGCGGCTACGGGGGCGGCGGGGGCGGTTTCGGCGGGGGCTCGCGCAACCAAAGCTCCGGGCCGCGGGAAGACTTCTCGGCCGACTTGGACGACGAAATCCCGTTCTAG
- a CDS encoding peptidylprolyl isomerase — protein sequence MIRTLLLTAAVLAMAAPAAAQAPAAKSPAAPAAPSAGDWRTPNPDDLLVIDTNKGRIIVEMLPEVAPAHVQRVKELARAGFYDGRTFFRVIDEFMAQTGDPEDRGTGGSDKPDLTQEFLFRLGGDAGFVQAADQNVAQVGFIKSLPVKSQSPMLMAMTADGKISAWPLYCPGVAAMARGQGEDSANSQFFLMRHTYPSLERRYTGWGRVVAGLDVVRAIKVGEPVAPPQDKMDKVRILADIPASERPKVRVIDPNSAWFKAEIESVRARMGENFSVCEIKVPSEVK from the coding sequence ATGATCCGAACCTTGTTGCTCACCGCCGCCGTCCTGGCGATGGCGGCGCCTGCCGCCGCCCAGGCGCCCGCCGCCAAGTCTCCCGCTGCTCCCGCCGCCCCGTCGGCCGGCGATTGGCGCACGCCTAATCCTGACGACCTCCTGGTCATCGACACCAACAAGGGCCGGATCATCGTTGAGATGCTGCCGGAGGTCGCGCCGGCGCATGTCCAGCGGGTCAAGGAACTGGCGCGCGCCGGGTTCTATGACGGTCGCACCTTTTTCCGGGTCATCGACGAGTTCATGGCCCAGACCGGCGACCCGGAAGACCGCGGCACCGGCGGCAGCGACAAGCCCGATCTGACTCAGGAGTTCCTATTCCGCCTGGGGGGCGACGCCGGCTTCGTGCAGGCCGCCGATCAGAACGTCGCCCAGGTCGGCTTCATCAAGTCGTTGCCGGTGAAAAGCCAGAGCCCGATGCTCATGGCGATGACCGCCGACGGCAAGATCTCGGCCTGGCCGCTCTATTGCCCGGGCGTGGCGGCGATGGCGCGCGGTCAGGGCGAGGACAGCGCCAACAGCCAGTTCTTCCTGATGCGTCACACTTATCCGTCGCTGGAGCGACGCTACACCGGCTGGGGCCGGGTGGTGGCCGGCCTGGACGTCGTGCGCGCCATCAAGGTCGGCGAGCCTGTGGCTCCGCCTCAGGACAAGATGGACAAGGTCCGCATCCTGGCCGATATCCCCGCGTCTGAACGCCCCAAGGTGCGCGTGATCGATCCCAACAGCGCCTGGTTTAAGGCGGAGATCGAAAGCGTTCGCGCCCGAATGGGTGAGAATTTCTCGGTTTGCGAGATCAAAGTCCCATCGGAGGTGAAGTGA
- the coaD gene encoding pantetheine-phosphate adenylyltransferase, producing MTRVGLYPGTFDPIHNGHTDIIGRAVKLVDKLVIGVAINAGKGPLFELEERVAILKEATQHLNDRAEIIVRPFEGLLMHYAREIGAQVIVRGLRAVADFEYEFQMTAMNQQLDREVETVFLMADPRHQAISSKLVKEIAVLGGDISKFVSPTIKDALLAKVGRG from the coding sequence ATGACGCGTGTGGGGCTCTATCCGGGGACCTTCGACCCGATCCACAACGGCCACACCGACATCATCGGTCGGGCTGTGAAGCTGGTCGACAAGCTCGTCATCGGCGTGGCGATCAACGCCGGCAAGGGGCCCCTGTTCGAGCTCGAGGAACGCGTCGCGATCCTGAAGGAAGCCACTCAGCACCTCAATGACCGGGCCGAGATCATCGTCCGGCCGTTCGAAGGTCTGCTGATGCACTACGCCCGCGAAATCGGGGCGCAGGTGATCGTCCGCGGCCTGCGCGCGGTCGCCGACTTCGAATACGAATTCCAGATGACCGCGATGAACCAGCAGCTCGATCGCGAGGTCGAGACGGTGTTCCTGATGGCCGATCCGCGCCACCAGGCGATCTCGTCCAAGCTGGTCAAGGAGATCGCGGTGCTGGGCGGCGACATCAGCAAGTTCGTCAGCCCGACCATCAAGGACGCGCTGTTGGCCAAGGTCGGCCGCGGCTGA
- the gyrA gene encoding DNA gyrase subunit A, which yields MTDETHTPPDGDRRGGIAPIAIEDELKRSYLDYAMSVIVSRALPDARDGLKPVHRRILFSMNEQGHTPDRSYVKSARVVGDVMGKYHPHGDASIYFTMVRMAQPFSMGLLLIDGQGNFGSVDNDPPAAMRYTESRMSKAAMMVVADLDKDTVDFKENYDGTEQEPVVLPSRIPNLLVNGAGGIAVGMATNIPPHNLGEVIDACLAYVDDSEVSLDALLDIVPGPDFPTGGEIIGRSGARNALMTGRGSVVMRGKAEIQEIRKDREAIIINSIPYQVNKAAMVERIAELVREKKIEGIADLRDESDRDGMRVVVEMKRDASPDVVLNQLYRYTPLQSSFAVNMLALDRGRPREMNLRDLIVAFVDFREEVVVRRVKFELSKARDRGHVLVGLAIAVANIDEFIHIIRSSKDPAEARERLVARDWPAGDMLPLVELIADPRTLVIDGASIRLSEEQARAILALTLSRLTGLGRDEIFGEARELADAIQGHLTILSARANVMAIVREELVAVRDAFAVPRRSEIVDGDADVEDEDLIAREEMVITVTHGGYVKRTPLATYRTQHRGGKGRSGMATKDEDAVTRVFSASTHTPMLFFSSGGKVYQLKVWRLPVGNPNSRGKAFVNLLPIEPGESITSILPLPEDEAAWDQYDVMFATRSGNVRRNKLSDFQGIKRNGKIAMKLDDGDAIIGVGLCNAQQNDILLTTALGRCIRFATEEVRVFAGRDSTGVRGIRLADSDSVISMAILRSVEATPAERAAYVKHANAMRRATGDEVEEASAPDDDEAEGDVTLSVERIAELGAAEEVILTVSTEGFGKRSSAYEFRRTGRGGQGLLAQDLTKKGGRLTASFPVEEDDEILLVTDQGQLIRTPVNQVRMVGRNTSGVTIFRTSKDEHVVSVERLADQGGGDDAETEDVAE from the coding sequence TTGACCGACGAAACCCATACCCCGCCGGACGGTGATCGGCGTGGGGGCATCGCCCCTATCGCCATCGAAGACGAGCTGAAGCGCTCTTATCTCGACTACGCGATGAGCGTGATCGTCTCCCGCGCCCTGCCGGACGCGCGCGACGGTCTCAAGCCCGTCCATCGCCGGATCCTGTTCTCGATGAACGAGCAGGGCCACACGCCCGACCGTTCGTACGTGAAATCGGCCCGGGTGGTCGGGGACGTGATGGGTAAGTATCACCCGCACGGCGACGCCTCGATCTACTTCACCATGGTCCGGATGGCGCAGCCGTTCTCGATGGGCCTGCTGCTGATCGATGGTCAGGGCAACTTCGGCTCGGTGGACAACGATCCGCCGGCGGCTATGCGCTATACCGAAAGCCGGATGAGCAAGGCCGCCATGATGGTGGTGGCCGATCTCGACAAGGACACGGTCGACTTCAAGGAGAACTACGACGGCACCGAGCAGGAGCCGGTGGTTCTGCCGTCGCGGATTCCAAACCTGCTGGTCAACGGCGCCGGCGGCATCGCCGTCGGCATGGCCACCAACATCCCGCCGCACAACCTCGGCGAGGTGATCGACGCCTGCCTGGCCTATGTGGACGATTCCGAGGTGTCGCTCGACGCCCTGCTGGACATCGTACCGGGCCCGGACTTCCCCACCGGCGGCGAGATCATCGGCCGCTCGGGCGCGCGTAATGCGCTGATGACCGGCCGCGGCTCGGTCGTGATGCGCGGCAAGGCCGAGATCCAGGAGATCCGCAAGGATCGCGAAGCCATCATCATCAACTCGATCCCGTACCAGGTGAACAAGGCCGCGATGGTCGAGCGCATCGCCGAGCTGGTGCGCGAGAAGAAGATCGAGGGCATCGCCGACCTGCGCGACGAAAGCGACCGCGACGGCATGCGGGTCGTCGTCGAGATGAAGCGCGACGCTTCGCCAGACGTCGTGCTGAACCAGCTCTATCGCTACACCCCGCTGCAGTCGTCCTTCGCCGTCAACATGCTGGCGTTGGACCGCGGTCGGCCGCGCGAGATGAACCTGCGCGACCTGATCGTCGCCTTCGTCGACTTCCGCGAGGAAGTGGTTGTCCGGCGCGTGAAGTTCGAACTGTCCAAGGCCCGGGACCGCGGTCACGTCTTGGTCGGTCTGGCCATCGCCGTGGCCAACATCGACGAGTTCATCCACATCATCCGGTCGTCGAAGGACCCGGCCGAGGCGCGCGAGCGCCTGGTGGCCCGCGATTGGCCGGCGGGCGACATGCTCCCGCTGGTGGAACTGATCGCCGACCCGCGCACCCTTGTGATCGACGGCGCTTCGATCCGTCTGTCGGAAGAACAGGCCCGCGCGATCCTGGCCCTGACGCTGTCTCGCCTGACCGGCCTTGGCCGCGACGAGATCTTCGGTGAGGCCCGCGAGCTGGCCGACGCCATCCAGGGCCACCTGACCATCCTGTCGGCGCGCGCCAACGTCATGGCCATCGTCCGCGAGGAACTGGTGGCCGTGCGCGACGCCTTCGCCGTGCCGCGTCGCTCCGAGATCGTCGACGGCGACGCCGACGTCGAAGACGAGGACCTGATCGCCCGTGAGGAGATGGTCATCACCGTCACTCACGGCGGCTATGTGAAACGCACGCCGCTGGCGACCTATCGCACCCAGCATCGGGGCGGAAAGGGCCGCTCGGGTATGGCGACCAAGGACGAGGATGCGGTCACCCGCGTGTTCTCGGCCAGCACCCACACGCCGATGCTGTTCTTCTCGTCAGGCGGCAAGGTCTATCAGCTCAAGGTCTGGCGCCTGCCGGTCGGCAATCCGAACTCGCGCGGCAAGGCCTTTGTGAACCTGCTGCCGATCGAGCCGGGCGAGAGCATCACTTCGATTCTGCCGCTGCCCGAGGACGAGGCCGCCTGGGATCAGTACGACGTGATGTTCGCGACCCGCTCCGGGAACGTCCGCCGCAACAAGCTCAGCGACTTCCAGGGCATCAAGCGCAACGGCAAGATCGCCATGAAGCTCGATGACGGCGATGCGATCATCGGCGTCGGGCTCTGCAACGCCCAGCAGAACGATATCCTGCTGACCACGGCGCTTGGCCGCTGCATCCGCTTCGCCACCGAGGAGGTGCGTGTGTTCGCCGGCCGCGATTCGACCGGCGTGCGCGGCATCCGCCTGGCCGACAGCGACAGCGTCATCTCTATGGCGATCCTGCGTTCGGTCGAGGCGACGCCAGCCGAACGTGCGGCCTATGTGAAGCACGCCAACGCCATGCGCCGGGCCACCGGCGACGAGGTCGAGGAAGCCTCCGCGCCTGACGACGACGAGGCCGAGGGCGACGTCACGCTGAGCGTCGAGCGAATCGCCGAACTGGGCGCGGCCGAGGAAGTGATCCTCACGGTCTCGACCGAAGGCTTCGGCAAGCGCAGCTCGGCCTACGAGTTCCGCCGCACCGGACGCGGCGGGCAGGGGCTGTTGGCGCAGGACCTGACCAAGAAGGGCGGCCGCCTGACGGCCTCCTTCCCGGTCGAAGAGGATGACGAGATCCTGCTGGTCACCGACCAGGGCCAGTTGATCCGTACGCCGGTCAACCAGGTCCGCATGGTCGGGCGCAATACGTCGGGTGTGACGATCTTCCGGACCAGCAAGGACGAGCACGTGGTGTCCGTCGAACGCCTGGCCGATCAAGGCGGCGGCGACGACGCCGAGACCGAGGACGTGGCGGAATAA